A genomic segment from bacterium encodes:
- a CDS encoding class I SAM-dependent methyltransferase → MNGFRYALDVVRATLMSRIQNLGLLYRRKFDVGVNFRAEPYEAKLDFDSSHSKTVEAFNEPQNVLDLGCGEGVVARALSEKGCQVSCVDQRDIPKVQRFAKHFEQQDLNTFKPSKSLRADAFDTILLLDIIEHLNNPEQFLDHLRDCYGSQTPRVIITTGNIGFIILRLAHLVGQFNYGPRGILDIGHKRLFNFKNLISLLEESGYVVSRCEGIPAPFPLVFKRGRISRLLIALNRIGISISKRLFSYQIYIEAHMTPSVPGLLHNMLEDPKQSSQEL, encoded by the coding sequence GTGAATGGTTTTCGATATGCATTGGATGTAGTTCGTGCCACTCTCATGAGTCGTATACAGAATCTCGGGCTGCTTTATAGAAGAAAATTTGATGTAGGGGTGAATTTTCGAGCTGAGCCGTATGAGGCAAAACTCGATTTTGATTCTTCTCATTCTAAGACTGTTGAAGCATTCAATGAGCCGCAGAATGTCCTCGACCTTGGATGTGGGGAAGGCGTTGTAGCGCGTGCACTAAGCGAAAAGGGGTGCCAAGTCTCATGTGTGGATCAAAGAGATATTCCAAAGGTTCAGAGATTTGCTAAGCATTTTGAGCAACAGGATCTGAATACGTTCAAGCCGAGCAAATCACTGCGAGCCGATGCATTCGACACAATCTTACTGCTGGACATCATCGAACACCTCAATAATCCTGAGCAGTTTCTTGATCACTTAAGAGACTGTTACGGTTCACAGACTCCGCGAGTAATTATTACGACAGGAAATATCGGATTTATTATTCTTCGCCTAGCACACCTTGTTGGTCAATTTAACTATGGTCCGAGAGGAATACTCGATATCGGTCACAAGAGACTCTTTAACTTTAAGAATCTGATCAGTCTTTTGGAGGAAAGTGGTTATGTCGTTTCACGCTGCGAAGGGATCCCTGCGCCATTTCCTCTTGTATTCAAAAGAGGTCGTATCAGTCGCTTATTGATTGCACTCAACCGTATTGGTATTTCGATATCCAAACGATTGTTCTCCTATCAGATTTATATTGAAGCGCACATGACTCCGAGTGTGCCAGGTCTGCTGCACAATATGTTAGAAGATCCGAAGCAGTCTTCTCAGGAGTTATAA